ATCAATTTTTTTATACGTTCAAGCATTCTGATAACCGATTGATTTTTTATAGTACATAAAGTATAACTTTACGTACTCAAGTAAATCCGACCGAATGGAGGATTTTCTTGTTTAGGTTTGCCAGTCAGACCTTAATACTGACTGGTATTCAATTTCTTATTCTATGTTATCGTGTGGATGTAATATATATCTTGATTGTCGACTGTGAACCACCTCAAGATAAATTATCATAAGACACACCATCAATGAAACGGCCACAAAATTTCGCAAACTTTAAATATTTCATTGATGTCGCACATGCGGGTACGAAAATGGCAAAATCGAACAGATGTTTTATAAGAGACGATACTGGTATGGAATTACCGATCAATATTGTCGTAATGCTTGTGGTGGGTATGGTTGCACTGGCAGCATTGCTGGCTATCATCCCCGAGTCAAAGAAAAATCTTATTGTCGAAGTGGATTCGGTTGATGGTAATTCCGGTGTGACCGGGAACATTCCAAACGGTGTGCCTGCTGATGTCGAAATAGGCCTTACTCTATATGACCGGGATAACAACCCGGTGCAGGGAGCCAGTGTAATCATATCAGGTGGTGGTGGCCAGGGTTCTGCCAAGACCGATGCAAATGGACAGGCAAATGTTACGGTATCCAATGTGTTCATCAGGGTGAACCAGGACTCCATTGACCTGAAACTGGTAGCTAAATCCAATGGTTTTTATGATTATACGGACGAGTCAGCCATCCTCATAACCTGAGTATGCTTCGCGACGAGTCTGCAACTACGGGCATGCCTATGCGCATGGTGGTCCTGACCATTATCGGGATGGCAGGACTTGCTGCAATGATCATGTTTATCGGAGATGTGAACCTTGTTCCCAGAAGCATGCACGCTGACATTATCGGCATAGATAACAGTACTACGAGCAACGTGTTGCATACCAACAGCGGTGTCAGGAACATAACGGTACAGGTCATTGATGTGGACGGCCGTGCAGTGGAAGATGCTACCGTAATAATCTACGGGCTTCATACCTCTACGTCCGGAATAACGGATGTTGACGGGCGTTCAGTACTCAGTCTGGATACAGCTACCCTAAGCGTAAACGGTGAGGGATACTTGAAATTAGCTGCAAAAAGGCAGGGTTTTCTTGATGCTAATAACGACTTTGCCCTGAAAGCAGTCTCACGTTGAAATGTTGTCAAGAGGTATTTTATGCAGTTTCAGGTTGCCTGTTTGACATAACGAACTTTATGATGACCGCTGCTGCAAATAACACAGCCAATGCCACCGGGTAATAGGTAGACCTTATGATCTCCCACCTGTCGGTCCAAACCAGGTAACCAGTGGCAATAAGAGCAACGGAAGCCACAATGCCTGATAATTCCACAGGTATTTTAATGCTGCCAATGGTTATTTTGTTCATGTTCTCCTGGCGTTTAAGCCTGCGCTTTACCTCTTCCAGCTCTTTGCCAAGGTGGGCTAATTCAGATTTGTGGTCGCTGCTAATCGAATCTACTGTTGTGGCGGTCTGGTTCTTCAGAGCTGTGTGCTGCTCGCTAAGAGCTTCTATTTTTTCATGTAAGGACTGGATATCGTGCATCGTTTCGTTCAATGACCTGTTTACCTGGTTCAGCTCGTTCGACCTTAACGATCCCATCTCAAATCGCATCTCATCCAGAATTACCTGG
This genomic window from ANME-2 cluster archaeon contains:
- a CDS encoding Ig-like domain-containing protein, encoding MELPINIVVMLVVGMVALAALLAIIPESKKNLIVEVDSVDGNSGVTGNIPNGVPADVEIGLTLYDRDNNPVQGASVIISGGGGQGSAKTDANGQANVTVSNVFIRVNQDSIDLKLVAKSNGFYDYTDESAILIT